A single Xylanimonas cellulosilytica DSM 15894 DNA region contains:
- a CDS encoding sensor histidine kinase: protein MAVARARRVAVMGAVGVLVVAGVVSLAWDELQAGDGPVWSDPLVSAADLAVGVAYGALAVLAARRSRALAALVAGIAGAWWLGTWWLPAAFWHRGVLVHLLLTFPAPWASRAGVRAAVVVGYVASVGTSIWADERAAAVLVLALVGCLVLLRRAAPRHAVRARTAALVTGALVAAAVLGDALARSVVPLSQAVRPSFVVYCVALVVAAGTLALALRRPDPSRVGDLVVELGEHGSDDVLAELARLTGDPDLRRRLGRDPDQAQDAADPEVRDAIRNWTALTRANADLRERTQASIADVAASRRRLLLAADAERTRLAAHLGSAVAEPLHRLHARLADASGPADVTRRLVDVLAQVDRAADGLDPPGLDLGLDAALALLAARAPLPLTLDVAPVRADPNVERAAYYVCAEAMTNAAKHSGAARVDVRVRLDDGVLVVTVRDDGRGGAAPAPGSGLAGLDDRVAALGGSLTVDSAPGAGTTIRAMLPG from the coding sequence ATGGCGGTTGCCCGGGCGCGGCGCGTGGCGGTGATGGGTGCCGTCGGGGTGCTCGTCGTCGCGGGGGTGGTCTCCTTGGCCTGGGACGAACTTCAGGCCGGGGACGGCCCGGTCTGGAGCGACCCACTGGTCTCGGCGGCCGATCTCGCCGTCGGCGTCGCCTATGGGGCGCTGGCCGTCCTTGCGGCGCGGCGGTCCCGTGCGCTCGCGGCACTCGTCGCGGGTATCGCCGGCGCCTGGTGGCTGGGCACGTGGTGGCTCCCCGCCGCGTTCTGGCACCGCGGCGTGCTCGTCCACCTGCTGCTCACGTTCCCGGCGCCCTGGGCGTCGCGCGCCGGGGTGCGGGCCGCGGTCGTCGTCGGCTACGTGGCGAGCGTCGGCACCTCCATCTGGGCCGACGAGCGGGCGGCGGCAGTCCTGGTCCTCGCGCTCGTCGGCTGCCTCGTCCTGCTGAGGCGGGCAGCACCGCGCCACGCCGTGCGGGCGCGGACCGCAGCGCTCGTGACCGGCGCGCTGGTTGCCGCGGCCGTGCTCGGCGATGCTCTGGCGCGCAGCGTCGTGCCGCTCTCGCAGGCGGTGCGGCCGTCGTTCGTCGTCTACTGCGTCGCCCTCGTCGTGGCCGCCGGGACGCTCGCGCTGGCCCTGCGCCGACCCGACCCGTCCCGCGTCGGCGACCTCGTCGTCGAGCTCGGCGAGCACGGCTCGGACGACGTGCTCGCCGAGCTGGCGCGCCTGACGGGCGACCCGGACCTACGCCGACGCCTCGGTCGGGACCCGGACCAGGCTCAGGACGCTGCCGACCCCGAGGTGCGGGATGCGATCCGGAACTGGACCGCGCTGACCCGTGCCAACGCCGACCTGCGGGAACGGACACAGGCGTCGATCGCCGACGTGGCAGCGTCCCGACGCAGGCTGCTCCTGGCCGCGGACGCCGAACGCACGCGGCTGGCCGCGCACCTGGGTTCCGCCGTGGCCGAGCCGCTGCATCGGCTGCACGCGCGGCTCGCGGACGCGTCGGGGCCGGCGGACGTCACCCGACGGCTCGTCGACGTCCTCGCCCAGGTGGACCGCGCGGCCGACGGGCTGGACCCGCCCGGTCTGGACCTGGGGCTCGACGCCGCGCTGGCACTGCTGGCGGCACGCGCGCCGCTCCCGCTCACCCTGGACGTCGCGCCCGTCCGGGCGGATCCGAACGTGGAGCGGGCCGCGTACTACGTCTGCGCGGAGGCGATGACGAACGCCGCCAAGCACTCGGGCGCCGCCCGTGTCGACGTCCGGGTGCGACTCGACGACGGGGTGCTGGTGGTGACGGTGCGGGACGACGGCCGCGGCGGTGCCGCCCCGGCACCGGGCTCGGGCCTGGCGGGGCTGGACGACCGGGTCGCCGCGCTCGGCGGGAGCCTCACCGTGGACTCGGCGCCGGGCGCCGGGACCACGATCCGCGCCATGCTGCCCGGCTGA
- a CDS encoding AI-2E family transporter — protein sequence MSESDNVPHWLRTSAGWSWRFVVLVVAVSLLVFAVVHVRLVFIAVFLALVLTSVLRPLTDWFARVVPRPFAIGLTFLTALIVVGGLVTYVVASVAGQWQTLGEEFTDGVDQIIGWLATGPLRLDISPEAFTDALEAARQWIADNAADVAGQTAQTVGTVVEAFAVVALAIFCTVFFLLQGGAMWRWFLTQVPAGHRDRWDGAATAGWETFAGYARGTVIIALTNGLMAGVFLAILGIPLAAPLAVLVFIGTFIPLIGAPAAMVIAGVVALAAEGPVKALIVILGVALIGQIEGHLLQPLIMGKQVALHPVIVAVAIATGTVLAGILGAIVAVPVVAVTWAVYTRLRPRAELLTEPEPDIPPDDDAAVA from the coding sequence GTGAGCGAGAGCGACAACGTCCCCCACTGGCTGCGTACCAGCGCGGGGTGGTCGTGGCGGTTCGTGGTCCTGGTCGTGGCCGTGTCGCTGCTGGTCTTCGCCGTCGTGCACGTGCGCCTCGTGTTCATCGCGGTGTTCCTCGCACTGGTGCTGACCTCCGTGCTGCGTCCGCTCACCGACTGGTTCGCGCGCGTCGTACCGCGCCCGTTCGCGATCGGGCTGACGTTCCTGACCGCGCTGATCGTCGTCGGCGGCCTCGTGACATACGTCGTCGCGTCGGTCGCAGGCCAGTGGCAGACGCTCGGAGAGGAGTTCACCGACGGCGTCGACCAGATCATCGGCTGGCTCGCCACCGGCCCGCTGCGCCTGGACATCTCGCCCGAAGCCTTCACCGACGCGCTGGAGGCGGCGCGCCAGTGGATCGCCGACAACGCCGCCGACGTCGCGGGCCAGACCGCCCAGACCGTCGGCACCGTCGTCGAGGCGTTCGCCGTCGTCGCGCTGGCGATCTTCTGCACCGTGTTCTTCCTGCTGCAGGGCGGCGCGATGTGGCGCTGGTTCCTCACGCAGGTACCGGCAGGGCACCGCGACCGCTGGGACGGGGCCGCGACCGCCGGGTGGGAGACGTTCGCCGGCTACGCACGCGGGACGGTGATCATCGCGCTCACCAACGGCCTCATGGCCGGGGTGTTCCTCGCGATCCTCGGCATCCCGCTGGCCGCGCCGCTCGCCGTGCTGGTGTTCATCGGCACGTTCATCCCGCTCATCGGCGCACCGGCCGCCATGGTCATCGCGGGCGTGGTGGCTCTCGCCGCGGAAGGCCCCGTCAAGGCGTTGATCGTGATCCTGGGGGTCGCACTCATCGGGCAGATCGAGGGGCACCTGCTCCAACCGCTCATCATGGGCAAGCAGGTCGCCCTGCACCCGGTGATCGTCGCCGTCGCGATCGCGACCGGGACCGTGCTGGCGGGCATCCTCGGCGCCATCGTCGCCGTCCCCGTCGTCGCCGTCACGTGGGCGGTCTACACGCGCCTGCGCCCCCGCGCGGAGCTCCTGACGGAACCGGAACCCGATATCCCGCCGGACGACGACGCCGCGGTCGCCTGA
- a CDS encoding DUF1016 N-terminal domain-containing protein, whose amino-acid sequence MASDVQGPDRRAAGLVEDVSALIEQARDAVAVQGNAALTMRNWHIGRRIDVEGLREQRVGYAEEIVATLSRQLTARYGQSFDKSNLHRMIKFSQVFPDVEIVGTLSRQLT is encoded by the coding sequence ATGGCCAGTGACGTGCAGGGTCCGGACCGGCGTGCGGCAGGGCTGGTCGAGGACGTGTCGGCCCTCATCGAGCAGGCGCGTGACGCCGTCGCGGTCCAGGGCAACGCGGCGCTGACGATGCGGAACTGGCACATCGGCCGCCGGATCGACGTCGAAGGGCTGCGCGAGCAGCGCGTGGGGTACGCGGAGGAGATTGTCGCCACGCTGTCACGACAACTGACGGCCCGGTACGGGCAGAGCTTCGACAAGTCGAACCTGCACAGGATGATCAAGTTCTCGCAGGTCTTCCCCGATGTCGAGATTGTGGGGACGCTGTCCCGACAGTTGACCTGA
- a CDS encoding GNAT family N-acetyltransferase, translating into MEPFVLASEHVRLSTPTVDDVEHIDAMCQDEQIQRWTTVPSPYRREHAEDFVTRFVPRGWESGRELTWAIRRAGDVLPGEAEPTLLGMVGLHLDATPAPNGSGEVGFWMAPGARGRGLMTEAARLVVDYGLDPEGLGLARVEWRAVVGNWGSRRIAWKVGIRVEGEIRGLLVHRGVRLDGWVGTILPGDPREPNEPWPAHAPTR; encoded by the coding sequence ATGGAGCCTTTCGTCCTCGCCTCCGAGCACGTCCGCCTCTCGACGCCCACCGTCGACGACGTCGAACACATCGACGCGATGTGCCAGGACGAGCAGATCCAGCGGTGGACGACGGTGCCCAGCCCGTATCGGCGCGAGCACGCGGAGGACTTCGTGACGCGGTTCGTGCCCCGCGGCTGGGAGTCGGGGCGCGAGTTGACGTGGGCGATCCGCCGGGCCGGTGACGTCCTGCCGGGCGAGGCGGAGCCGACGTTGCTGGGCATGGTCGGCCTGCACCTGGACGCGACTCCCGCGCCGAACGGCTCGGGGGAGGTCGGGTTCTGGATGGCGCCCGGGGCGCGCGGACGCGGGCTGATGACCGAGGCCGCCCGGCTGGTGGTCGACTACGGCCTCGACCCGGAAGGGCTCGGGCTGGCCCGGGTGGAGTGGCGGGCCGTGGTCGGCAACTGGGGCTCGCGCCGGATCGCCTGGAAGGTGGGCATCCGGGTCGAGGGGGAGATCCGGGGTCTGCTCGTGCACCGAGGCGTTCGCCTCGACGGCTGGGTCGGGACCATCCTGCCCGGCGACCCGCGCGAGCCGAACGAACCCTGGCCCGCCCACGCGCCGACCCGGTGA
- a CDS encoding ABC-F family ATP-binding cassette domain-containing protein: MPSPAVVLRDLTFSWPDGATPIAGVSGALGAARTGLVGANGAGKSTLLRLVAGLLTPTSGGVAVTGVADYLPQRLTLDTHLTVAHLLGVRAQVDAVRAIADGDVRAELFDVVGDDWDAEDRARAALGSIGLPDDVDRVVGTLSGGEAVLTAVTGVRLRGADVALLDEPTNNLDGAARERLHELVRTWRGALVVVSHDRELLELVDETAELRAGALETYGGTYSQYESFVEARQEAARRALRDAEAVLRKEKADRIKLQERIAHSERRGRQDVADARYVKAAINDRRNAAEKSQAARRGQANAKEEAARAAVDAAGRQVRDDDRIVVDLPDPGVGAGRRLAVLRGPAGGEHVVQGPERVALTGANGSGKTTLLEKLVGGDGLLTDRVGYLPQRLDLLDDAATVLDAVRVGAPEVAPGVLRGRLARFLVRGDAVDRPVATLSGGERFRVTLARLLLADPPAQLLVLDEPTNNLDLASADRLVEALGAYRGALLVVSHDRAFLDRLGLDAELVIAGGILSRSW, from the coding sequence ATGCCTTCCCCTGCCGTCGTCCTGCGCGACCTCACTTTCTCGTGGCCCGACGGGGCCACCCCGATCGCCGGCGTGAGCGGCGCCCTCGGTGCCGCCCGCACCGGACTCGTCGGCGCCAACGGCGCCGGCAAGTCCACGCTCCTGCGGCTCGTCGCCGGCCTGCTGACCCCGACGAGCGGTGGCGTCGCCGTGACCGGCGTCGCCGACTACCTCCCGCAGCGGCTCACCCTCGACACGCACCTCACGGTCGCGCACCTGCTCGGCGTGCGTGCGCAGGTCGACGCCGTGCGCGCCATCGCCGACGGCGATGTCCGGGCCGAGCTGTTCGACGTGGTCGGCGACGACTGGGACGCCGAGGACCGGGCCCGCGCCGCGCTCGGGTCCATCGGGCTGCCCGACGACGTGGACCGCGTCGTCGGCACCCTGTCTGGTGGCGAGGCGGTGCTGACCGCCGTCACCGGGGTGCGGCTGCGCGGCGCCGACGTCGCCCTGCTCGACGAACCCACCAACAACCTCGACGGCGCCGCCCGCGAGCGCCTGCACGAGCTGGTGCGGACGTGGCGGGGCGCCCTCGTCGTGGTGTCGCACGACCGGGAGCTGCTCGAGCTGGTCGACGAGACGGCGGAGCTGCGCGCGGGGGCGCTCGAGACGTACGGCGGCACGTACTCGCAGTACGAGTCGTTCGTCGAGGCGCGGCAGGAGGCCGCCCGGCGGGCCTTGCGGGACGCCGAGGCGGTGCTGCGCAAGGAGAAGGCGGACCGGATCAAGCTGCAGGAACGGATCGCGCACTCGGAGCGGCGCGGTCGTCAGGACGTCGCCGACGCCCGCTACGTCAAGGCGGCGATCAACGATCGCCGGAACGCGGCGGAGAAGTCGCAGGCCGCGCGCCGTGGGCAGGCGAACGCCAAGGAGGAGGCGGCCCGGGCGGCGGTGGACGCGGCCGGGCGGCAGGTGCGTGACGACGACCGGATCGTCGTCGACCTGCCCGATCCGGGGGTGGGTGCGGGGCGGCGGCTGGCGGTGCTGCGCGGGCCGGCGGGCGGCGAGCATGTCGTCCAGGGGCCGGAGCGGGTGGCGCTGACGGGTGCGAACGGCAGCGGCAAGACGACGCTGCTGGAGAAGCTGGTGGGCGGTGACGGGCTGCTGACCGACCGGGTGGGGTATCTGCCGCAGCGCCTGGACCTGCTCGACGACGCCGCGACGGTGCTGGACGCGGTGCGCGTCGGCGCGCCGGAGGTGGCGCCGGGGGTGCTGCGCGGGCGGCTGGCGCGCTTCCTGGTGCGCGGTGACGCGGTCGACCGGCCGGTCGCCACGCTCAGCGGCGGCGAACGGTTCCGGGTGACGCTCGCGCGGCTGCTCCTGGCGGACCCGCCCGCGCAGCTCCTGGTGCTCGACGAGCCGACCAACAACCTGGACCTCGCGTCGGCGGACCGGCTGGTCGAGGCGTTGGGCGCGTACCGGGGGGCGTTGCTCGTGGTGAGCCACGACCGCGCGTTCCTCGACCGGCTGGGGCTGGACGCGGAGCTGGTGATCGCGGGCGGCATCCTGAGTCGTTCGTGGTGA